The DNA region ACAGTGAAGTCGCTTATGCGGATTAAGCAGTTTGGCATGATAGTGCTGGCCACCGCCGCACTCAGTGCCTGGCAGCACCAATAACACCCAAGTTCCCTCGCGGGATAACTCCCCTATCTGACACAAGCACAAGCAATGGCACGCTCAGCCAGAGTCAGCAATGTCAGTTATGATCTGGATTTTAAGCTCGATGGCAGCGACAGCTTTGCCAATCAGACCACCATCCATTTCACCTTGGCGGATAACAGCAATCCTCTAACATTGGATCTCAACAAAGCCAATATTCAACGGTTAGAGATCAATGGGCATGTGCTGTATCCAAACTACAACGGCCTGTACCTGAGCCTGAATCCCAAGTTATTGCTAAAAGGCGATAATCTGGTGAAAGTCAGCTTTACCCGTAAGCATTCCACTAACGGTGAAGGGCTGCACCGTTTTGTTGATCCGGTCGATGGCAAAGTTTATCTGTACTCCCATTTTGAGCCCGCCGCGGCACAACAGATGTTTGCCGTGTTCGACCAACCGGATATCAAGGCCACCTACAAGCTTACTGTTCGTGCCCCCGCAGACTGGCAAGTGATCAGTGCCACCCGAGAAGAAAACATCGTCAATGATGGCAATTTCCGTGTTTGGCATTTTCCAGTAAGCCCTAAGTTGAGTCCGTACAACTTCTCACTACATGCTGGCCCGTACCACATGTGGCAAGACGACAAGAGCGGTCCCTACCCCATGCGCCTGTTTGCCCGCCAATCAGTGGCCTCACAGGTTTATCCGCAGGACTGGTTCCGTTATACCTCAGCAGGGTTGAAATTTTTTGAGAACTATTTTGGCGTAAAATACCCGTTCAAAAAGTACGATCAGGTGTTAGTACCTGACTTCCTGTACGGCGCGATGGAAAACGCTGGTGCCATCACTTTTGCAGAGGGGCGTTTCCTTTACAAAGCTAAAATGACCAAGGATCAGCAGCAGATGCTGGCCGGCGTGATCCTGCATGAAATGGCACACCAATGGTTTGGCGATCTGGTGACCATGAAGTGGTGGAACGGCTTATGGCTTAACGAAAGTTTTGCCTCATTCATGGGTACGCTGGCTACCGCTAACGCTACCGAGTTTGATTATGCTTGGCGCAGTTTTTATGCCGGTGGGAAGCAAAATGCCTATGACAAGGACAGCCGCGTCACCACCCACCCAATTGAAGTGCCAGTTCCAACTACGGGTAACGCTTTCGATAACATTGATGCCATCACCTATTCCAAAGGGGCCTCAGTGCTAAAACAGCTGCGTCATCTGTTAGGCGAAGAGGTGTTCCGTAAAGGCGTTAGCGAGTATTTACATACTTATGCCTGGCAAAATGCCACCTTGGACGATTTCATTGGCAGCTTAGCGAAGGCCGCTCACCGTGATTTAAGCCAATGGACTCAGGACTGGCTGTACACTGCGGGGGTGAATAGCCTTGAAGCCAGTTTCCAGTGTAGCAACGGTAGCATCAGCAACTTTACCTTGACTCAAGCTCCCGCCGTTACCGGACAAGCAACACTGCGCGAGCAAAAAGTGCAGATAGCACTACTGCACAAACAGCATCAGCAGTTAACACTGAGCAAAACCGTGGCCGTAACCTATCAGGGGGCCAGCACCCAAGTCCCCGCACTGATTGGGGAACAATGCCCGGATCTGGTGTATCCCAACTATGACGACTGGGGATTTGTCAAAGTAAAACTGGATGACAGATCCTTTGCTACCGCGCGCGACCACCTCGCCGGGGTTAGCGACCCCTTGCTGCGCGCCATGTTATGGCAAAGTTTGTGGGACAGTGTTATGGCTGGCAATCTGCCGCTGAACGACTATCTCGATACTGTCTTTGTGAACTTGCCGAAAGAGCAGGATTACACACTGATTGGTCAGATCCTGCGGACATTACACACCAGCCAGCATTGGTTAGCACAGATGGCGCCGCTGCATGCCGATTATCGTGACAAAGTCACACGTGCACTGGCCCAAATGAGCCTGCGGTTGACCATGGAAACCGCAGGGAATAGCGACCTGCAACGCCGCTGGTTTAATGCCTACATCGATTTTGCCCGTGATACAGAAGCGCTAACACACTTGGAAAAATTGCTCAGCGGACAAGCCAAACTTGATGGGATTACGCTGGATCAAGACACCCGCTGGTACATAGTACGGCAACTGAATCGTTATGATTATCCAGGTAGCAAAGCCCTGCTTAAACAGGAAGCGGCCAAAGATAATAGCGATACCGGCATTAAAGCTGCACTCGCTGCAACCGTGATCCGTCCAGAAGCAGACATCAAACGGGAATGGCTTGGCCGGATCCAAAATCAGAGTGGTGAAGCCTTCCCGAAATTGCGCATCGCCATGGCCAATCTGTATCCAGCAGAGCAACAACGCTTAAATGCGGCAACGGCTGAAGAACGGCTCGATACGCTGGCACAAATGGATCAGAGCAAAGGGCCAGTATTTATGCGCACTTATGCACCAACCATGATCCCAACAGAATGTAACCACAGTTCCGTCAACCGCCTGCAACAAGCGGTAAAAGATAATCCGACCTTGTCGGTAATCACCATGCGGACACTGAAAGAACTGTTACAGGAAGAACAACGTTGTGTGGTGGTTGCTGAGAAAATTACTCGCTAACGAAAACGCTGACCATGCGGCTATGGTCAGCGTTCTTTAACGAGTTAAAGGAGACTGAAATGGGCTTAATTTCGCTGATTGCTATCATCGTTATTGGTTACTTTGTTGTTACCCTGGTTAAGGACTACAACGGGCGACAACAACAGGACTCGCATCAACTCGAAGCGTTACAACAGGAAGTGGCAGATCTAAAACAGCGCGTGGTGACATTAGAAGCCATTGTGGTGGATAGAGATGAGGCGCTACGGCAGAAATTCCGCGATTTGTAACCGCTCAGGCAAACCATTAGGGCACGATTAAAGTGCCCTTTTTATTGCCCAATTAGCACAGTCTGCTGCCGTTCACATAGGCGTATTGACGCAAAGGTGCAATCACCATTTATGGCATAAGTCACGCATTGTCCAAGCTTGGCGCTGGCGCATGTTCTGGTGCCAACCACGCCGGATACATAGCTTCGATGACTGCCAACAACATCTCTTCATCCCGGGGTGCCGGGATCCGTAACCAGGCTTCCACCGCGCCAGCAACACCATGAGCCAAATAAGAAGCAAATAGCGGCAGAGTATGTGGATCCATCATTGGTGGGATAGCAAAACCACCACTTAAAATCAGACGTGTGGACTGTTCAATATGCTCGGCCAGCACTATTCGTAGTGCGTACACAGAAGTTGAATGACTTGGGCCCGCATAAATCTGTTCATGCTTTAACACATGCTGGAAAATGCCTTGCAGTGTGCTGCGCGTTAAGTGACGCAGCAGTAAGCCATCCTGGCGTAATCTGTCCATGCCTATACGACGAACTTCATCTAACTCGCTCGCAAGCACATGCGTCAACAGCGCCGCCGGTGACTGAGCATGGTCGTAGAATGTGCCACGGTTCACGCCCGCGCATCGTGTTAACTCAGCAACCGAGACACTGTTGATATCGCGTTCAGCGGCCAGAGCCAGCACGGCTTCTGCTAGACGGGCGCGGGTTCGCTCAACTCGAACATCGCAAACAGGCATATCGTTGGGAGCACTTTTTTCGTTGGCACGCCGCCTCCTGAAACTCAAAGACAATTTTTATCACAGTTGCAATCCGACAAGTGTCGATTATAATGCAAAAATCGACACCTGTCGCCAATTTTGGCTTGCATCACTGTTGCCGCATGCAAGGCACGTCAGAGCGTTAAGCCGCTTCGATGTTTGGTCGGCTACGATGAACTTGAGGCAACCATAAGGAACCGAAATGACTGAGAAGATTGTAGTTGTGGCTGGCGCATCCGGAGTGCTCGGCGAAGATATTGCCAATGCTCTGCTAAACAAACCAAACGTGCAAGTACGCATATTAACTCGGCCACAGAGTGTAGAAAAGCTCGCGGCCTTGAAGGACAAAGGTGCCGAGATTGTGGCAATTGACCTTGAACAAAGCAGCAGCGAACAACTGGCATCAGCACTGTCTGGTGCCTTTTCCTGGTCTCAGCCTTAAATGGTGGCAACGATATCATCGTTGGTGCACAGACCCGTTTGCTACACGCTGCCCGCCAGGCCGGAGTTCGCAGATTTATCCCGTCCAGCTTTTCCTACAATATTTTTGGCCTCGATGATGGTGACAACCCCAACACCGATGAACGCCGTGAGTTTGCCAAGATAGCAGATAGTGAACGCGGAGAGGTTGAGGTGGTTCATATACTGAATGGCGCATTCCTTGATAAACGGATTGTTTTTGGTTTCCTCGGGGCATTCGATTTGCAAAAGGGGCAAGCGTTGCTCTGGGGCGACGCTGATGCAGTCACGGATGTCACCACCTATTGGGATACCGCGCGCTTCACTGCGGAGGCAGCGGTTGACGAAGCGCCATTGCCAAAGGTGTTGGAAGTCGCTGGCGAGACATTGAGCTTCAATGAACTGGTCAAAGCCTATGAAGACGCGTCAGGAAAATCGCTCACAATCGTAAACAAGGGCAGCTTGGACGATCTCGACCAAGAGATTGCCCGTAAGCGACAAGCTGAACCAGGCAACTTCTACGCTTGGTTGCCGCTGATGTACTATCGCGGTTCATTCGGCGGTAAAGGCAAGCTGAAAGCAATTGCAAACAGTCGTTATCCAGCAATCAAGCCAGAAACTGTG from Shewanella dokdonensis includes:
- a CDS encoding TetR/AcrR family transcriptional regulator, whose amino-acid sequence is MPVCDVRVERTRARLAEAVLALAAERDINSVSVAELTRCAGVNRGTFYDHAQSPAALLTHVLASELDEVRRIGMDRLRQDGLLLRHLTRSTLQGIFQHVLKHEQIYAGPSHSTSVYALRIVLAEHIEQSTRLILSGGFAIPPMMDPHTLPLFASYLAHGVAGAVEAWLRIPAPRDEEMLLAVIEAMYPAWLAPEHAPAPSLDNA
- a CDS encoding NmrA family NAD(P)-binding protein; its protein translation is MTEKIVVVAGASGVLGEDIANALLNKPNVQVRILTRPQSVEKLAALKDKGAEIVAIDLEQSSSEQLASALSGAFSWSQP